In Coleofasciculus sp. FACHB-T130, the following proteins share a genomic window:
- a CDS encoding tubulin-like doman-containing protein, producing MAVEEKSMVPTVLVGIGGTGHEVLSRVRRLVEETYGSLQNFPLISFLIIDTDREYKVNNPAAAGSPFKDNEKYWASVAGSEVKKIMSDMGNYPWIESWFPTELERNIGAIEVGAGQIRSYGRFAFYCNYHKLQRRFNEAADAVKGHETFMRDRYGIKVDTTSLNVFVTGSLSGGTGSGMLIDIGYCVRHWLRGQASPMVTAIVPMPTAFASINVGDRVLANGYAALMELSYFSDYRTEYIAQFSSGLVDEIRSKSAPFDFTYLVGTKNGESEFTLDQIREMISQNIFLDLTSDFAPYKRSIRDNIKGAWAQADPGGRGYPKNFMSFGLSTVEIPIAQIRTYLSDRLAADFIRWWLNESVQLPPNVLEMVQSDLKRMRLTEGELIADLSAAGDRSYITEISAWVNSIRNEIATDNKLQCTQQGVNIVGSEKGKILQFLDYLQPKVEEYKANHLRKLSPDERLHGDFLQKMYDNRNRIVQQGRKALDEEFYRIIEDRTRGPKFADAFVTAVRQIFENAAEKFRRESEKVWQPKETERQRDYEKALQDITEFKNKFALTKHADMEKSCELALTGLEGSLVATIQTQARYLGLEVITRMLEHLDELNRRLARLNQKLKQTRDNFQQKADRQADSADALIVNGIKLYNREELNELYRDLIEQQAGASEGSKSRYELGIDGICSNLSVQVLAEASPLWKRNRAAGEVMRLFDLPNLADVQENDFKEIIGDRAKLVVMNAPESSRLKRELAACDRLFKVFNNDEAEIRNRIGTAYSKSKPLILLSDAVLKRQDAGFTPALNAKVALVGGRNSSDPAAIKLIPILRERVGSNEGITPLGEAERHRIVFVQEIGGFSLRCIEGMPELQQSYQDWKGQSIQAKRAQLKGESKEPPIPVHIQKEPPFWDIFPENPDIFRLVVQARALQVLRIEENRLTKEKVIRYTRQTVIGLENVDIASSWEEAVQVLQVLACRPDQEEIQRQVTAKLTQADTVQKKQALYHQLKVYLDRRAVELEKEGATDSLNYKREARVIQEMIEVYKLYSPGTQPVDSPVATQPIGVASNHSPALETRTHVFCTNCGNQNPANSKFCSKCGTKLVQLS from the coding sequence ATGGCAGTAGAAGAGAAAAGCATGGTTCCCACTGTATTAGTGGGTATCGGAGGCACCGGGCATGAAGTGTTGTCACGAGTACGCCGCTTAGTAGAAGAAACTTATGGCAGTTTGCAAAATTTCCCCCTAATCAGCTTTTTAATTATTGATACAGATAGAGAGTACAAAGTCAATAATCCTGCCGCCGCTGGTTCTCCCTTCAAAGACAACGAAAAATATTGGGCAAGTGTTGCTGGTAGTGAAGTCAAAAAAATTATGTCGGATATGGGAAACTATCCCTGGATAGAGAGTTGGTTTCCTACCGAATTAGAGCGAAATATTGGGGCAATTGAAGTTGGTGCAGGACAAATTCGCAGTTATGGGCGATTTGCTTTTTATTGCAATTACCACAAACTTCAAAGACGGTTTAATGAAGCTGCTGATGCCGTCAAAGGACACGAAACCTTTATGCGCGATCGCTATGGCATTAAGGTAGATACGACGAGTTTAAATGTCTTTGTAACGGGTTCTCTATCCGGCGGGACTGGTAGCGGAATGCTGATTGATATCGGCTATTGTGTCCGCCATTGGTTGCGGGGACAAGCGAGTCCGATGGTGACGGCGATTGTGCCGATGCCGACGGCTTTCGCCAGTATCAATGTCGGCGATCGCGTTCTCGCTAACGGTTACGCTGCTTTGATGGAATTGAGCTATTTTTCTGACTATAGAACTGAATATATTGCCCAATTTAGCAGCGGTTTGGTGGACGAAATTCGCAGTAAATCTGCGCCTTTTGATTTTACTTATTTGGTTGGAACAAAAAATGGGGAGAGTGAATTTACTCTCGACCAAATTCGGGAGATGATTTCCCAAAACATTTTCCTTGATCTAACTTCTGATTTTGCGCCTTATAAACGTTCGATTCGAGATAATATTAAAGGAGCTTGGGCGCAGGCAGATCCTGGGGGACGCGGTTATCCTAAAAATTTCATGAGTTTTGGGTTATCTACGGTAGAAATTCCAATAGCTCAAATTCGCACTTATTTATCAGATAGACTTGCCGCTGATTTTATTCGCTGGTGGCTGAATGAATCGGTACAGTTGCCACCGAATGTATTAGAGATGGTGCAAAGTGACCTGAAACGGATGCGCCTTACAGAAGGGGAACTGATTGCAGATTTATCTGCGGCTGGTGACAGGTCATATATCACCGAAATCTCCGCTTGGGTAAACTCTATCCGCAATGAAATTGCTACGGATAATAAGTTGCAATGTACCCAGCAAGGCGTAAATATTGTTGGTTCAGAAAAGGGCAAGATTCTCCAGTTTTTAGACTATCTCCAGCCAAAAGTTGAAGAATATAAAGCCAATCATTTGCGGAAATTAAGTCCGGACGAGCGATTGCACGGTGACTTCTTGCAAAAGATGTACGATAACCGCAACCGCATCGTACAACAAGGACGAAAAGCGTTAGACGAAGAGTTTTATCGGATTATTGAGGATCGCACGAGAGGGCCAAAATTTGCCGATGCTTTCGTGACGGCGGTGCGCCAAATTTTTGAAAATGCCGCCGAAAAGTTCCGCCGGGAATCAGAAAAAGTTTGGCAACCCAAGGAAACCGAACGACAGAGAGATTACGAAAAGGCGCTGCAAGATATTACTGAGTTTAAGAATAAGTTTGCCCTTACCAAGCACGCAGATATGGAAAAATCCTGCGAGTTAGCGCTAACCGGGTTAGAAGGTAGCTTGGTAGCAACCATTCAAACTCAAGCAAGATATTTAGGTTTAGAAGTCATTACCAGAATGCTAGAACATCTGGATGAATTAAACCGCCGTTTGGCACGCTTAAATCAAAAATTGAAGCAAACCCGCGATAATTTTCAACAAAAAGCGGATCGACAAGCGGATAGTGCTGATGCTTTGATTGTGAATGGGATTAAGCTGTATAACCGCGAAGAACTCAATGAATTATATCGAGATTTAATTGAGCAACAAGCGGGTGCTAGCGAAGGTTCTAAGAGTCGCTACGAGTTGGGAATTGATGGGATTTGTAGCAATTTGTCAGTACAGGTTCTCGCAGAAGCAAGTCCGCTGTGGAAGCGTAACCGTGCGGCGGGTGAGGTAATGCGGCTGTTCGATCTGCCGAATTTGGCAGATGTGCAGGAGAATGACTTTAAAGAAATTATTGGCGATCGCGCTAAATTGGTCGTGATGAATGCGCCGGAAAGTAGCCGCTTGAAGCGAGAATTGGCAGCTTGCGATCGCTTATTCAAAGTCTTCAACAACGACGAAGCCGAAATCCGCAACCGCATCGGCACGGCCTACAGCAAATCGAAGCCGCTGATTTTACTCTCTGACGCCGTTCTCAAACGTCAAGACGCAGGCTTTACCCCCGCACTCAATGCCAAAGTCGCCCTGGTTGGCGGACGCAACAGCAGCGATCCAGCGGCAATTAAGCTCATCCCGATTCTGCGGGAGAGAGTTGGCAGTAACGAAGGGATTACACCGCTGGGAGAAGCTGAACGTCACCGGATTGTCTTTGTACAAGAAATTGGTGGTTTCTCTCTGCGTTGCATTGAGGGAATGCCGGAGTTGCAGCAATCTTATCAAGATTGGAAAGGACAATCCATTCAGGCAAAACGGGCGCAACTTAAAGGCGAAAGCAAAGAACCGCCGATTCCCGTTCACATTCAAAAAGAACCGCCGTTTTGGGATATCTTTCCAGAAAATCCAGATATTTTCCGCCTCGTTGTACAAGCAAGGGCGTTACAAGTTTTGCGAATAGAAGAAAATCGCTTAACCAAAGAAAAGGTAATTCGTTATACCCGACAAACCGTAATTGGTTTGGAAAACGTTGATATCGCTTCTAGTTGGGAAGAAGCGGTGCAAGTGCTGCAAGTGTTGGCGTGTCGCCCGGATCAAGAAGAAATTCAGCGTCAGGTGACGGCAAAATTAACCCAAGCTGACACGGTGCAGAAAAAACAAGCTCTGTATCACCAACTGAAAGTATATCTGGATCGGCGTGCCGTCGAACTAGAAAAAGAAGGCGCAACCGATAGCCTAAATTACAAGCGCGAAGCAAGAGTCATTCAGGAGATGATTGAAGTTTACAAGCTTTATTCACCGGGTACTCAACCTGTTGATTCTCCTGTTGCAACTCAGCCAATTGGAGTCGCGTCAAATCATTCTCCGGCTCTAGAGACTCGTACTCACGTTTTCTGTACTAACTGTGGAAATCAGAACCCAGCGAACTCAAAGTTCTGTTCTAAATGCGGCACTAAATTAGTGCAACTGAGCTAA
- a CDS encoding PAS domain S-box protein, whose translation MLKVLKVTRSQLQRYGIAALSVTLTLLLLLLLPPTKTSISPLFFAAVTFSAWYGGLGPGIVATIVAVLANNYFFVPPIYQLAISRETDVLQLVIFSLVALLISSLNAELLAAKQRSEASLSKLEVSYRRLIDTAHEGIWLITPNLRTDYANQRLAEMLGYSVQEMGDRFVFDFINREERIEAEEHIERSKQGIREQFDFRLRRKNGEDLWAILSTNPILNRQGEFIGVLTMLTDITKRKQTEKALQESERRFRRLVEANIFGVTFANFTGKINYANDAFLKLVGYEREDLVSGRLSWEQITPPEYLHLDAQAAEELKKNGVCTPFEKEYIRKDGSRVPILIGGALLQEPYDQQQEGMAFLIDISDRKRAEEALQLRSQALQNQQQWLEDVLNLLPSGLLFIEPGTGRVLFANRAADELAGGEFPKNKPAEEYHTVYYCTDATGAQIPDEQMPGVRVARGERLNGFEMNWHTPGGIRPLMVFADTLPAMHGHSPVCVVMFQDISKRKQAEAALRQSEERYSTLARVSRVGIFHTDSQGKCLYTNERWCELTGITSEAALGAGWETALHPDDRQRIFAEWYQAAQENRLFQSEYRYQRSDGSVAWVLGQAAPEIGENGETIGYVGTVTDISDRKQIEIALQESEMRLRRIVDSNIIGIFFGDLSGKITEANDAFLQIVGYTREDLQAGEIAWNLMTPPEYVERTQQAVNELREQGVCVPFEKELIRKDGSRVFVLVGTALFEGSLQEQGVCYVLDLSERKRAEEERDRLFKLEQAARAQAESANRMKDEFLAVLSHEVRTPLNPILGWAKLLRSRKFDEKTTARALETIERNAELQSRLIEDLLDISRILQGKLSLNIAPVNLVATIEEAMETVRLAAEAKSIQIHSAIAPNLGKVLGDANRLQQVVWNLLSNAVKFTPIGGQVKIQLSQVPSPENSEFIQSKFNQNSYAQIQVRDMGRGIHPDFLPFVFDSFRQADSQTTRVSGGLGLGLAIVHHLVELHGGTVTAASPGEGQGATFTVTLPLMTTAPQTSQDNPLLDNSPNLEGVKLLVVDDEVDTRELIVFILEECGAQVRAVASAAEALEALAQMKPDLLLSDIGMPEMDGYMLIRQIRARSAEEGGETPAIALTAYAGETDNQQILKAGFQRHLTKPIEPDELAVAIASLMSSISS comes from the coding sequence ATGTTAAAAGTGTTAAAAGTCACGCGCTCTCAACTGCAACGTTATGGTATCGCGGCTTTATCAGTCACCTTAACGCTGCTGCTGCTTCTGCTATTGCCGCCGACTAAAACATCCATTTCACCGTTGTTTTTTGCCGCCGTGACGTTCAGTGCCTGGTATGGCGGACTGGGGCCAGGGATAGTGGCTACGATAGTGGCTGTTTTAGCTAACAACTATTTCTTCGTACCTCCGATCTATCAGCTAGCAATCAGCCGTGAGACGGACGTTCTCCAGCTAGTCATATTTAGCTTAGTCGCACTGCTGATTAGTTCGTTAAATGCAGAATTACTGGCTGCGAAGCAACGAAGTGAGGCAAGCTTATCAAAACTAGAAGTAAGCTACCGTCGCCTGATTGATACAGCTCACGAAGGCATCTGGTTGATTACCCCAAACTTGCGGACAGATTACGCGAATCAGCGGTTAGCTGAGATGTTGGGTTACAGCGTCCAAGAGATGGGCGATCGCTTTGTTTTTGACTTCATCAATCGAGAGGAACGCATCGAGGCAGAGGAACACATTGAGCGAAGTAAACAGGGAATTCGAGAGCAATTTGACTTTCGGCTTCGCCGTAAAAATGGCGAAGACCTTTGGGCAATCCTCTCCACAAACCCGATTCTCAATCGGCAAGGTGAGTTTATCGGGGTGCTGACAATGCTGACCGACATCACCAAGCGCAAACAAACCGAGAAGGCACTCCAAGAGAGCGAGAGGCGCTTCCGACGCCTGGTTGAGGCGAATATTTTTGGTGTCACCTTCGCCAACTTTACTGGAAAAATCAACTACGCCAACGACGCTTTCCTGAAATTAGTCGGATATGAGCGGGAGGATTTGGTTTCGGGTCGGCTTTCCTGGGAACAGATAACACCGCCGGAATATCTGCATTTGGATGCACAGGCAGCCGAAGAACTCAAGAAAAATGGTGTCTGTACCCCATTTGAAAAAGAATATATCCGTAAAGACGGGAGCCGGGTTCCCATTCTTATTGGTGGTGCCCTGTTACAGGAACCTTACGACCAGCAACAAGAAGGGATGGCCTTCTTGATAGACATAAGCGATCGCAAGCGAGCGGAGGAAGCGCTGCAACTGCGATCGCAAGCACTCCAGAATCAGCAGCAATGGCTAGAAGACGTGCTGAATCTGTTGCCATCTGGCTTGTTGTTTATTGAGCCAGGGACGGGTCGAGTCCTCTTCGCCAACCGAGCCGCTGACGAGTTGGCAGGAGGCGAATTTCCCAAAAATAAACCAGCCGAAGAGTACCACACCGTTTACTATTGCACGGATGCGACGGGAGCGCAGATTCCCGACGAGCAAATGCCAGGGGTACGAGTGGCACGCGGCGAACGGCTCAACGGGTTTGAGATGAACTGGCACACGCCAGGAGGAATCCGTCCCTTGATGGTCTTTGCGGATACCCTGCCAGCGATGCACGGTCACTCTCCTGTCTGTGTCGTAATGTTCCAAGACATTAGCAAACGCAAGCAAGCAGAAGCAGCTCTGCGCCAGAGTGAGGAACGGTATTCTACCTTAGCGAGAGTTTCACGGGTGGGAATCTTCCATACGGATAGTCAGGGAAAGTGTTTGTATACCAACGAACGCTGGTGTGAACTTACCGGAATCACTTCAGAAGCAGCATTGGGGGCAGGCTGGGAAACTGCCCTTCATCCGGATGATCGCCAACGTATCTTTGCCGAATGGTATCAAGCCGCGCAGGAGAACCGGCTTTTCCAATCAGAGTATCGATATCAACGTTCCGACGGTTCGGTGGCTTGGGTATTAGGTCAAGCGGCTCCTGAAATTGGAGAAAACGGTGAGACAATCGGCTATGTTGGCACCGTTACTGATATTAGCGATCGCAAACAAATAGAAATTGCACTGCAAGAAAGCGAAATGCGACTGCGGCGCATCGTTGACTCAAATATCATTGGCATCTTTTTCGGCGATCTGAGCGGCAAAATTACCGAAGCCAACGATGCCTTCCTGCAAATCGTCGGCTATACGCGGGAGGATTTACAAGCTGGTGAAATTGCTTGGAATCTGATGACTCCACCAGAATACGTCGAGCGGACTCAGCAGGCGGTTAACGAACTCAGAGAACAGGGAGTTTGCGTTCCCTTTGAAAAAGAATTGATCCGTAAAGATGGCAGCCGCGTCTTTGTACTGGTGGGGACTGCTTTGTTTGAGGGATCTCTACAAGAGCAGGGTGTCTGCTACGTCCTCGATCTGAGTGAACGCAAGCGAGCCGAAGAAGAACGCGATCGCCTCTTCAAGCTGGAACAGGCAGCACGCGCTCAAGCGGAGTCAGCCAACCGGATGAAAGATGAATTTCTTGCTGTCCTCTCCCATGAGGTGAGAACGCCTCTCAATCCAATCCTGGGTTGGGCAAAACTCCTCCGCAGCCGCAAGTTTGATGAAAAAACCACCGCCCGCGCCCTAGAAACGATTGAGCGCAATGCCGAATTACAGTCGCGGCTGATCGAGGATTTGCTAGATATTTCGCGGATTCTGCAAGGCAAACTGAGTTTAAATATTGCCCCGGTTAACTTGGTGGCAACGATTGAGGAGGCGATGGAAACGGTGCGTCTAGCAGCTGAAGCGAAGTCGATTCAAATTCACTCAGCGATCGCTCCCAATCTGGGTAAGGTATTGGGGGATGCCAATCGCTTACAGCAAGTCGTCTGGAATCTGCTCTCCAACGCTGTTAAATTTACACCGATAGGAGGACAGGTAAAAATTCAACTTTCACAAGTCCCAAGTCCAGAGAATTCTGAATTCATTCAATCAAAATTCAATCAAAATTCCTATGCCCAAATCCAAGTAAGAGACATGGGGAGGGGAATTCACCCAGACTTTTTGCCCTTCGTCTTTGATTCCTTTCGTCAAGCTGATAGCCAAACGACACGGGTATCCGGGGGATTGGGGTTAGGACTGGCAATTGTCCACCACCTCGTAGAACTTCATGGGGGTACTGTTACGGCTGCAAGTCCGGGAGAAGGGCAAGGGGCAACCTTCACTGTGACGCTACCCCTAATGACAACTGCGCCTCAGACGAGTCAGGACAATCCGTTACTTGATAATTCTCCAAATTTGGAAGGGGTAAAGCTACTGGTTGTAGATGATGAGGTGGATACGCGGGAGTTAATCGTCTTCATTCTCGAAGAGTGTGGCGCACAGGTACGCGCTGTGGCATCGGCGGCTGAGGCGCTGGAGGCGCTAGCTCAGATGAAGCCGGATTTGCTGTTGAGCGATATTGGAATGCCTGAAATGGATGGCTATATGCTGATTCGTCAAATCCGAGCCAGGAGTGCAGAGGAAGGGGGAGAGACTCCCGCGATCGCCCTAACCGCTTATGCTGGCGAAACTGACAATCAGCAAATACTAAAAGCAGGCTTCCAGAGACACCTCACCAAGCCAATTGAGCCAGACGAGTTAGCGGTAGCGATCGCTAGCCTGATGAGCAGCATCAGTTCCTGA
- a CDS encoding pentapeptide repeat-containing protein gives MEVISQKTDSSANPQPELVQKKADELLKRYATGQRTFSKVTMQTGKLCISTFNLMGANLRTACLSGIVLVGANLSQADLAAIDLRRSDLSKANLTGANLWKADLSGTNLSYANLSEAFLGGANLNGVNLYGANLSRSNLRGADLLEVDLSGAILTQAIMPDGSIHE, from the coding sequence ATGGAAGTTATCTCTCAGAAAACTGATTCATCAGCGAATCCACAGCCAGAGTTGGTTCAAAAAAAAGCTGACGAACTTCTCAAACGATACGCTACCGGACAAAGAACCTTTAGTAAGGTAACAATGCAGACAGGCAAGCTATGTATTTCTACATTTAACTTGATGGGAGCCAATTTAAGAACTGCTTGTCTAAGCGGAATTGTCCTAGTTGGCGCTAACCTAAGTCAAGCTGATTTGGCTGCAATCGACTTAAGGCGATCGGATCTCAGTAAAGCCAATTTAACTGGCGCGAACTTATGGAAAGCAGACCTCAGTGGGACAAACCTTAGTTATGCAAATTTAAGTGAAGCTTTTTTGGGGGGAGCTAACTTGAATGGAGTGAATCTATATGGAGCTAATTTGAGTCGATCCAATCTCAGAGGAGCCGATTTGTTGGAAGTTGACTTGAGCGGAGCCATTCTGACTCAGGCAATTATGCCCGATGGCAGTATCCATGAGTGA